From the Phragmitibacter flavus genome, the window TGGGATCAGCACAGCGACATGCCCAAACACGCCGAGCACGCCGCCGCCGTCGACCAACCCATCGCCGCCCTCCTCACCGACCTCAAAGCCCGCGGCCTCCTTGAAGACACCATCGTCTGGTGGGGCGGCGAATTCGGCCGAACTCCCTACGCCGAAAACAACGGCACCGGTCGCGACCACAACCCCAGCGGTTTCACCATGTGGCTTGCCGGTGGCGGATTCAAACCTGGCCACGCCCACGGCAACACCGACGAGTTTGGTCATTACGCCATCGAAGACAAAGTCCACATGCACGATCTCCATGCCACCCTGCTTCATCAAATGGGCCTCGACCACGAGCGCCTCACCTACCGCTACGATGGCCGCGACTTCCGGCTCACCGATGTGCATGGTCATGTGGTCAAAGAAATCATCGCCTAACTCCACGCCTCAGTCACTCGTCCTCGACATGAGGCACTTCGCTGAAACAATCAACTTCCAAGTCAGCTAAAACCCCCTGAGCCGGATCTTCCTCCTACTCCTACTCTTCCTCCTACTCCCGACACAGCGGACCGGAAACTGACTCGCTACCAAAAAATGACCGTTTCTACCCGCACAGCTCTGGTCATGCGCGGCTTTCGAGGACGAGTAGGAGAACGAGGACGAGGACGATCCCTCCAGCACCCCGATCAAACATTCGGTCCCTTCAAGAGTCCAAGATCTTTCGAGTGCGGAGTAAGAGTAGGAGGAAGAGTAGGAGGAAGAGTAAGAGGAAGAGTAGGAGGAAGAGTAGGAGGAAGAGTAAGATTTCCCACCCTTGACCCCCATCCCCCCCACATCGAAGCTATCTCATCCCCCCAACCTGACCCATCATGCGCATCCTCCTCGTCGAAGACGCCGCCTCCATTCGCAAACCAGTCGTAAGGGCACTCAAAGCGTCGGGATTTGCCGTGGACTCTACCGGTGACGGCGTGGAGGGCTGGCAGATGGCGCAAGATCATGATTATGACGTGATCATTCTCGACATCATGTTGCCTGGCATGGATGGACTTGAAATTCTGCGCCGGCTTCGAACCTCTGGAAATGAAACCCCTGTGTTATTCCTTACGGCCAAGGATGCCATCGAGGATCGCGTTGCGGGTTTGCGACTTGGTGCGGATGACTACCTAACAAAATCTTTTGCCGTCGAAGAACTGCTTGCCCGGGTTGATGCGTTGGGGCGCAGAAAGTATGCGAAGCGTTCTCCCCTGCTTGTTGCAGGCGATCTGGAGCTCGACCAGGCAGCGAAAAAAGTCCGCCGCGCTGGGCGCGAACTGAACCTTACGCCGCAGCTTTTCTCACTGTTGGAGTATCTGCTTTTGCGAAAGGGGCATGTCGTCTCACGCACAGAAATTGAGGAACACATTTACGATGAACTGGCTTCTCCCATGAGCAATGTGGTCGACACGGCGGTATGTGCTTTGCGTCGCGCCATTGCGCTTTCCGATGAGAGCGAACCGATTATCCATACACGTCGCGGGATGGGTTATGTGATTCCCGAATCCCCATGAGAAGCATCCGAGCTCAACTTCTTCAATGGCTGCTGCCCGGCATCGTTTTTGTGTGCGTCATCGCCAGCGCGGGGATGTATTATTCGGCAAAGCAGGCCATGGATGCGGATCTCGACGCCCAACTTGGCAGACTGGCGGGCTCAGCGCGACTGGCCCTGCGCAATCAGACGACCATCGACCTCGGCGGCGCACGTGTCCCGGCTTTGAGAGCTTTCCTCGCCAAGGAAGAATTTCAACAGCCAGGCCAGTATTTTGAATTGTGGTCATCTGCAGGAAAGCCGGAACGCCGGTCGCTAAATCTGGGCAAAGCGGATCTGCCTCGACCATCCGAATTGACACGCGACGGCACCCGTTATGACGCTCAACTGGAAAACGGTGAACGGGTTCGCGTCATCGCGATGCAATATCCCCAAAGCACCAACAATGAGCCACTGGATTTTGCGGTCGCTTTAAGCCGAAGCGAGGGGGAATCTCGCTTGTCCCGGTTGTTGGCGGATCTGATCATTGGGGGTGTGGTGTGCTGCGCCATGCTTTGCCTGCTGCTGATACTGGCGCTGCGTTATGCCTTGCGCCCGCTGGAGCGCGTTGGCGAGCAGGCTGCAGCAATGGGGGCCAATTCACTGCATGAGCGATTTGCCACGGAAGCCATTCCATCGGAGATCGCGCCCATTGTCACGCGATTGAATGATCTGATGTCGAGACTTGAACAAGGTTTCGAACGCGAGCGAAGGTTCAGCAGCGATCTGGCTCACGAATTACGCACGCCACTTGCCGCAATCCGAACCACCAGTGAAGTGGCCGCCAAGTGGCCGGATCAGTCGTCACTAGATGACTTTCATGACATCACCAAGGCTGCCACGCATTTGCAGCAAACTGTCGATAGCCTGCTGCTGCTTTCACGCATCGACATGGCCTCCGCCAACGTCAGCCTCCAATCCGTCGTTCTGCGCCCGCTGATTGAAGAATGTGTCTCCCTTCACACACCCCGCGCCCAACAACGCGACCTCACCTTCAACCTGCAACTGGATGCCGCATCCGACATAGAAACCGATCCAAGTCTGTTGCGCATCATCGCCAGCAATCTAATTGCCAACGCTACCGAATATGCTCCGCATGGATCCGAGATTGTCATCATCGCAACCAACGACCATCCCATCCTGCGCATCGAAAATCTCGCCCCCGACCTCACCCCTGAAGACATCCCCCGCCTGTTCGACCGCCTTTGGCGAAAAGACGCCACGCGCAACGACAGCTCCCATTCTGGCCTGGGCCTGTCCATAGCATCGAGCGGTGCCCAAGCTCTCGGATGCACCCTCCACGCAGAACTGCTCGAGACCGGCACCCTCCAAATTTCGCTATTTCCCGAAAAATAATCGTCCCATCTCATCTTCCGCTCATGTTTGAAATGCAAAGATGGCGGCATGAACCTGTTCTCCGCCTTTTTCTCAGGCTTCACCGTCCTCGCAGTGACCGCTGCCCAAGCAGCAGCAGAACCTGGCGCGAGCCCTGAAG encodes:
- a CDS encoding response regulator transcription factor; the encoded protein is MRILLVEDAASIRKPVVRALKASGFAVDSTGDGVEGWQMAQDHDYDVIILDIMLPGMDGLEILRRLRTSGNETPVLFLTAKDAIEDRVAGLRLGADDYLTKSFAVEELLARVDALGRRKYAKRSPLLVAGDLELDQAAKKVRRAGRELNLTPQLFSLLEYLLLRKGHVVSRTEIEEHIYDELASPMSNVVDTAVCALRRAIALSDESEPIIHTRRGMGYVIPESP
- a CDS encoding sensor histidine kinase, which produces MRSIRAQLLQWLLPGIVFVCVIASAGMYYSAKQAMDADLDAQLGRLAGSARLALRNQTTIDLGGARVPALRAFLAKEEFQQPGQYFELWSSAGKPERRSLNLGKADLPRPSELTRDGTRYDAQLENGERVRVIAMQYPQSTNNEPLDFAVALSRSEGESRLSRLLADLIIGGVVCCAMLCLLLILALRYALRPLERVGEQAAAMGANSLHERFATEAIPSEIAPIVTRLNDLMSRLEQGFERERRFSSDLAHELRTPLAAIRTTSEVAAKWPDQSSLDDFHDITKAATHLQQTVDSLLLLSRIDMASANVSLQSVVLRPLIEECVSLHTPRAQQRDLTFNLQLDAASDIETDPSLLRIIASNLIANATEYAPHGSEIVIIATNDHPILRIENLAPDLTPEDIPRLFDRLWRKDATRNDSSHSGLGLSIASSGAQALGCTLHAELLETGTLQISLFPEK